In one Streptomyces sp. T12 genomic region, the following are encoded:
- a CDS encoding glycoside hydrolase family 2 TIM barrel-domain containing protein — MKDLDPNAYVEDRSPGIGRLRPRAAFASDVPTIALDGDWRFRLASGLDDLTGDFAAPDFDDTSWDLLAVPSCWQMNGLPGEPRYGAPAYTNILYPFPVDPPRVPRQNPTGEYRREFDVPDGFPASAAVLRFEGVDSAFAVWLNGIRLGDGKGSRLTTEFDVSAGLRPGRNVLAVRVHQWSSGSYLEDQDMWWLSGIFRSVSVAARGVEDFFVHAAYDHTTGQGTLAVDVTAPARVSLSVPELGISGADPAGPHVIDGVEPWSDEQPRLYKGELVSEAGERIPLRIGFRTVAVVDGVLTANGRPISLRGVNRHEWHPLTGRTLTEDTMLTDVLLMKQHNINAVRTAHYPPDHRFLDLCDEHGLWVFCEGDLETHGFEPGGWQRNPSDDPAWHEAYLDRAARLVERDKNHPSVIVWSLGNESGTGANLAAAAAWIRQRDDSRLIHYEGDFASCAYVDLYSRMYIGVDELAAVGRGQEAPTADPADDAHRRALPAVLCEYGHAMGTGPGGLSEYQQVIEAHPRLAGGFIWEWIDHGIARLTGQEDPHSFYAYGGDFGEEVHDGNFVADGLLFPDRTPSPGLVEYKKVIEPVRIHIDPATRQIGVHNLHHVRDSGYLDFQWTVEDGGEPVGSGGLTVPATAPGATTTLAWPADVTAALDAARKNDSGHEVWLTVTAVLAADETWAGAGHEIAWAQGLVVAPAASPVPFTPAPAIAHDGYIALGPARFDARSGVLTRLGDLELDGPRLDVWRAPIDNDLLSAFGEPQTDAWFAAGLHRMRHDVLGVEPDASGLTVTARLAAAGSSCGLGVVYRWTACDTPNAGQARLRLEAVVTPDGPWSVPLPRLGVAMSLPGTDAEVEWFGPGPGEAYRDSRASARVGRHLSTVSAMQVPQIRPQENGNRHQVRRARITTPGGTLLITGAPVIDLTVRPWSTEALAAAAHQHDLVRDGRLHLHLDHAHHGLGSTACGPGPSAPDVLAAVTTAFGVEFGTSR, encoded by the coding sequence ATGAAAGACCTCGACCCCAACGCCTACGTCGAAGACCGGTCGCCGGGCATCGGACGACTGCGACCGCGCGCCGCGTTCGCTTCCGACGTGCCCACGATCGCGCTCGACGGCGACTGGAGATTCCGACTGGCGTCAGGGCTGGACGACCTCACCGGTGACTTCGCCGCGCCGGACTTCGACGACACCTCCTGGGACCTGCTCGCCGTGCCGTCCTGCTGGCAGATGAACGGCCTGCCCGGCGAGCCGCGCTACGGTGCCCCCGCCTACACCAACATCCTGTACCCGTTCCCGGTCGACCCGCCGCGGGTGCCCCGGCAGAACCCGACCGGCGAGTACCGCCGTGAGTTCGACGTTCCGGACGGGTTCCCGGCATCGGCCGCGGTGCTCCGGTTCGAGGGCGTCGACTCCGCGTTCGCGGTGTGGCTCAACGGGATCCGGCTCGGCGACGGCAAGGGCAGCCGCCTGACCACCGAGTTCGACGTCTCGGCCGGTCTGCGGCCCGGCCGGAACGTACTCGCGGTCCGCGTGCACCAGTGGTCGTCCGGCAGTTACCTGGAAGACCAGGACATGTGGTGGCTGTCCGGGATCTTCCGGTCGGTTTCCGTGGCCGCCCGCGGTGTCGAGGACTTCTTCGTCCACGCCGCCTACGACCACACGACGGGGCAGGGCACCCTGGCCGTCGACGTCACCGCCCCTGCCCGGGTGTCCCTGTCGGTGCCCGAGCTCGGCATATCCGGCGCCGATCCGGCCGGCCCGCACGTGATCGACGGCGTCGAGCCCTGGTCGGACGAGCAGCCGCGCCTGTACAAGGGGGAACTGGTCTCCGAAGCCGGGGAGCGGATACCGCTGCGCATCGGCTTCCGCACCGTGGCCGTCGTGGACGGTGTGCTGACCGCGAACGGCAGGCCGATCTCCCTGCGGGGCGTCAACCGCCACGAGTGGCACCCGCTGACGGGGCGGACCCTGACCGAGGACACCATGCTGACCGACGTGCTGCTCATGAAGCAGCACAACATCAACGCGGTGCGCACCGCCCACTACCCACCCGACCACCGTTTCCTGGACCTGTGCGACGAGCACGGCCTGTGGGTGTTCTGCGAGGGTGACCTCGAGACGCACGGCTTCGAACCCGGCGGCTGGCAGCGCAACCCCAGCGACGACCCCGCGTGGCACGAGGCCTACCTGGACCGGGCCGCGCGGCTGGTGGAGCGCGACAAGAACCACCCCTCGGTCATCGTCTGGTCGCTGGGGAACGAGTCCGGCACCGGAGCCAACCTGGCCGCCGCGGCCGCGTGGATCCGGCAGCGCGACGACAGCCGCCTGATCCACTACGAGGGCGACTTCGCGAGCTGCGCGTACGTCGACCTGTACTCCCGCATGTACATCGGTGTGGACGAGCTGGCCGCCGTGGGACGCGGCCAGGAGGCGCCGACGGCGGATCCGGCCGACGACGCACACCGCCGCGCCCTGCCGGCCGTGCTGTGCGAGTACGGACACGCCATGGGCACCGGCCCCGGCGGGCTGTCCGAGTACCAGCAGGTCATCGAGGCACATCCGCGCCTGGCCGGTGGATTCATCTGGGAGTGGATCGACCACGGGATCGCCCGGCTCACCGGGCAGGAGGACCCCCACTCGTTCTACGCCTACGGCGGCGACTTCGGCGAGGAGGTCCACGACGGCAATTTCGTCGCCGACGGGCTGCTCTTCCCCGACCGCACGCCGTCGCCGGGCCTGGTCGAGTACAAGAAGGTCATCGAACCGGTCCGGATCCACATCGACCCGGCGACTCGGCAGATCGGCGTGCACAACCTGCACCACGTCCGCGACAGCGGCTACCTGGACTTCCAGTGGACCGTCGAGGACGGCGGCGAGCCGGTGGGCTCCGGCGGCCTGACCGTGCCCGCGACCGCTCCGGGCGCGACGACAACCCTCGCATGGCCCGCCGACGTCACCGCCGCGCTCGATGCGGCGCGCAAGAACGACTCCGGCCACGAGGTGTGGCTGACCGTGACCGCGGTGCTCGCCGCCGACGAGACCTGGGCCGGGGCCGGCCACGAGATCGCCTGGGCCCAGGGGCTGGTCGTGGCTCCGGCCGCCTCGCCGGTGCCCTTCACGCCGGCGCCGGCGATCGCCCACGACGGGTACATCGCACTGGGTCCCGCGCGGTTCGACGCCCGCAGCGGAGTGCTGACACGGCTCGGCGACCTGGAGCTCGACGGTCCGCGACTGGACGTCTGGCGGGCCCCGATCGACAACGACCTGCTCAGCGCCTTCGGCGAGCCGCAGACCGACGCTTGGTTCGCCGCCGGACTGCACCGGATGCGCCACGACGTCCTGGGTGTCGAGCCCGACGCGTCGGGGCTCACGGTCACCGCCCGGCTGGCCGCCGCCGGGTCCTCCTGCGGGCTCGGCGTGGTCTACCGCTGGACGGCCTGCGACACACCGAACGCGGGCCAGGCCCGGCTCCGGCTGGAAGCCGTCGTCACCCCCGACGGCCCATGGTCGGTGCCGCTGCCCCGGCTGGGGGTCGCGATGTCGCTGCCCGGCACCGACGCCGAAGTCGAGTGGTTCGGTCCCGGCCCCGGTGAGGCGTACCGCGACTCCCGCGCCTCGGCCCGCGTCGGCCGCCACCTGTCGACCGTCTCGGCGATGCAGGTCCCTCAGATCCGCCCGCAGGAGAACGGCAACCGCCACCAAGTCCGCCGCGCCAGGATCACAACCCCAGGCGGCACGCTGCTCATCACCGGCGCCCCGGTCATCGACCTGACCGTTCGCCCCTGGAGCACCGAAGCCCTGGCCGCCGCGGCCCACCAGCACGACCTGGTTCGCGACGGCAGACTCCATCTGCACCTTGACCACGCCCACCACGGCCTCGGCAGCACAGCCTGCGGCCCGGGCCCGTCGGCACCGGACGTCCTGGCCGCGGTCACCACCGCGTTCGGCGTGGAGTTCGGCACCAGCCGGTAG
- a CDS encoding ABC transporter substrate-binding protein: MNSTTIRTRRLLTITTAALLVAGLGACSSTESTSDNSEKSQAGPVKMEFWGWAGYEKIVDQWNASHPNAKVTFKKIPSGGTGGYTQISNAITAGEGPCLAQIEYQAIPSMLVKNTVMDITKYASADMAKFVPSAVSASSIGGKIYGVPVDVGPMVLFYRKDLFAKYGITKPPATWAEYKADAKKVAAADPSVKFGNAPSEGNDLAAYSLQTGQSWYSVQGDSWTVSIDNPGTRKVAAFWQDLTDKGLVSKTGNAWDPKFNKAATAGKVLTFVNASWAAGGLKSDLKDLSGKWAVAPMPTWEAGDGKSSSNGGSATSVMTGCKSPREAAQFAAFLSSDPQAVKTGIESGLYPASKAGQDDPALKAGDPYFGGQKVGDLYKASAAQVPSTWTNGPTYQQVQTDLTGAMGKGTLPDAVTKVQASTVAAIKKLGLSVTNG, encoded by the coding sequence ATGAACAGCACCACCATACGCACCCGCAGACTCCTGACGATCACCACCGCGGCGCTCCTCGTGGCCGGCCTCGGCGCGTGCAGCAGCACCGAGAGCACCTCCGACAACTCGGAGAAGAGCCAGGCCGGGCCGGTGAAGATGGAGTTCTGGGGCTGGGCCGGCTACGAGAAGATCGTCGACCAGTGGAACGCCTCCCACCCGAACGCCAAGGTCACCTTCAAGAAGATTCCGTCGGGCGGCACGGGCGGCTACACCCAGATCAGCAACGCGATCACCGCCGGCGAGGGCCCGTGCCTGGCCCAGATCGAGTACCAGGCCATCCCGTCGATGCTCGTGAAGAACACGGTCATGGACATCACGAAGTACGCGAGCGCCGACATGGCCAAGTTCGTCCCGTCGGCGGTCTCCGCCTCCAGCATCGGCGGCAAGATCTACGGAGTCCCGGTGGACGTCGGCCCGATGGTCCTCTTCTACCGCAAGGATCTGTTCGCCAAGTACGGCATCACCAAGCCGCCGGCCACCTGGGCCGAGTACAAGGCCGACGCCAAGAAGGTCGCCGCCGCCGATCCGAGCGTGAAGTTCGGCAACGCGCCTAGCGAGGGCAACGATCTGGCGGCCTACAGCCTGCAGACTGGCCAGTCCTGGTACTCGGTCCAGGGAGACAGCTGGACCGTCAGCATCGACAACCCCGGCACCCGCAAGGTCGCCGCCTTCTGGCAGGACCTGACGGACAAGGGTCTGGTGTCGAAGACCGGCAACGCCTGGGACCCGAAGTTCAACAAGGCCGCCACAGCCGGCAAGGTACTGACGTTCGTCAACGCGTCCTGGGCCGCCGGCGGCCTGAAGTCTGACCTGAAGGACCTGTCCGGCAAGTGGGCGGTCGCCCCGATGCCGACCTGGGAGGCCGGCGACGGCAAGAGCTCCAGCAACGGCGGCTCGGCCACCTCGGTGATGACCGGGTGCAAGTCGCCCCGCGAAGCCGCGCAGTTCGCCGCGTTCCTGTCCAGCGACCCGCAGGCCGTGAAGACGGGCATCGAAAGCGGGCTGTACCCGGCGTCGAAGGCCGGACAGGACGACCCGGCGCTGAAGGCAGGCGACCCGTACTTCGGCGGCCAGAAGGTCGGCGACCTGTACAAGGCCTCCGCCGCGCAGGTGCCCAGCACCTGGACCAACGGCCCGACCTATCAGCAGGTCCAGACGGACCTCACCGGCGCCATGGGCAAGGGCACCCTGCCGGACGCGGTCACCAAGGTCCAGGCCTCGACGGTCGCCGCGATCAAGAAGCTCGGGCTGTCGGTGACCAACGGCTGA
- a CDS encoding carbohydrate ABC transporter permease → MSSPSSTRAASPPRPVPAGTPRVSAFGRPRRTGRRTALTASVFLAPFAVLFLTMMVAPICYAIYQSFFTVRRAGLFGGAQSTEFAGLSNYAAAFGDHDFTASIVRVVLLGCVQVPVMLGLALLLALLLDSRSARLRKTYRLTFFLPYALPGAIAALMWSFLLAKDLSPFTGPLSHLGIDVDFLSPSWVPVSIGNMITWGWTGYNMLIIYSALQTIPAEVMEAAALDGCTGWRLAWAVKIPLVRPALVLTTIFSIIGTAQLYTEPAVLVSARIPGIDPKFSPIMNATLGMDVGGQNLAAAQSVVLALITLVLSFGFLKYNQRKGAMA, encoded by the coding sequence ATGAGCAGTCCCAGCAGCACCCGGGCCGCGTCACCGCCGCGGCCGGTGCCCGCGGGCACCCCCCGGGTCTCCGCCTTCGGCCGGCCTCGGCGCACCGGCCGCCGTACCGCGTTGACCGCGTCGGTTTTCCTGGCGCCGTTCGCGGTGCTCTTCCTGACCATGATGGTCGCGCCGATCTGTTACGCGATCTACCAGAGCTTCTTCACCGTCCGCCGCGCCGGGCTGTTCGGCGGTGCGCAGTCCACAGAGTTCGCGGGACTGTCCAACTACGCCGCCGCCTTCGGCGACCACGACTTCACCGCGTCGATCGTCCGGGTCGTGCTGCTGGGCTGCGTCCAGGTCCCGGTCATGCTCGGCCTGGCCCTCTTGCTCGCGCTCCTGCTGGACTCCCGCTCGGCCCGGCTGCGGAAGACCTACCGGCTCACGTTCTTCCTGCCCTACGCGCTGCCGGGTGCGATCGCCGCGTTGATGTGGTCCTTCCTCCTGGCGAAAGACCTCTCGCCGTTCACCGGACCGCTGTCCCACCTCGGGATCGACGTCGACTTCCTGTCGCCGTCGTGGGTTCCGGTCTCGATCGGGAACATGATCACGTGGGGCTGGACCGGCTACAACATGCTGATCATCTACTCCGCGCTGCAGACGATCCCGGCGGAGGTGATGGAGGCCGCCGCGCTCGACGGCTGCACCGGATGGCGCCTGGCGTGGGCGGTGAAGATCCCGCTGGTACGTCCCGCGCTGGTGCTGACCACGATCTTCTCCATCATCGGGACGGCGCAGCTGTACACCGAGCCGGCGGTGCTGGTCAGCGCGCGCATCCCGGGCATCGACCCGAAGTTCTCCCCGATCATGAACGCGACCCTGGGCATGGACGTGGGCGGCCAGAACCTGGCCGCCGCCCAGTCCGTCGTGCTCGCGCTGATCACCCTCGTGCTCTCGTTCGGCTTTCTCAAGTACAACCAGCGCAAGGGAGCGATGGCATGA
- a CDS encoding carbohydrate ABC transporter permease, which produces MSVISADRPTRPTRRGTDIASKVVVNGMLGLMALYTLIPLWWLFVSATKASGYLYTGTPLWFSHFDLVTNIRDVFSFEGGIFSTWLANSALYSFVGATVGTLLSAMAGYALSKFSFRGRESVFNVVLASVLIPAPMFALPLFLLMAKLDITNSYWSVLLPSCVSPFGVYLCRIFAAASVPDELLEAARIDGAGEQRTFFRIALPLMSPALVTVFLFQFVGIWNNYLLPSLMLNTPSLQPVTVGLVQWRAEFASGVPPLLPITGAFLSLIPLLVAFVSLQRFWRKGLTAGAVK; this is translated from the coding sequence ATGAGCGTGATTTCGGCCGACCGACCGACCCGACCGACCCGCCGCGGCACCGACATCGCGAGCAAGGTCGTCGTCAACGGCATGCTGGGCCTGATGGCCCTGTACACGCTGATCCCGCTGTGGTGGCTGTTCGTCTCCGCGACCAAAGCCTCGGGCTACCTCTATACCGGTACGCCGCTGTGGTTCTCCCACTTCGACCTGGTCACCAACATCAGAGACGTGTTCAGCTTCGAGGGCGGCATCTTCTCCACCTGGCTCGCCAACAGCGCGCTGTACAGTTTCGTCGGCGCCACCGTCGGCACCCTGCTGTCCGCGATGGCCGGCTACGCGCTGTCCAAGTTCAGCTTCCGCGGCCGGGAAAGCGTGTTCAACGTCGTCCTCGCCTCGGTTCTCATCCCGGCGCCGATGTTCGCCCTGCCGTTGTTCCTGCTCATGGCCAAGCTCGACATCACCAACTCCTACTGGTCGGTGCTGCTGCCCAGCTGTGTCAGCCCGTTCGGCGTCTACCTGTGCCGGATCTTCGCCGCGGCGTCCGTCCCGGACGAACTCCTTGAGGCCGCACGGATCGACGGAGCAGGCGAACAGCGCACCTTCTTCCGGATCGCCCTGCCGCTGATGTCCCCGGCACTGGTGACCGTCTTCCTGTTCCAGTTCGTCGGCATCTGGAACAACTACCTGCTGCCCTCGCTCATGCTCAACACCCCCTCACTGCAGCCCGTCACGGTGGGCCTGGTGCAGTGGCGCGCGGAGTTCGCCAGCGGAGTGCCGCCGTTGCTGCCGATCACCGGTGCGTTCCTGTCGCTGATCCCTCTGCTCGTCGCCTTCGTCAGTCTCCAGCGGTTCTGGCGCAAGGGCCTGACCGCAGGCGCCGTCAAGTAG
- a CDS encoding alpha-N-arabinofuranosidase, protein MPRAHVILDKHAVIAPVRRRTFGSFVEHLGRCVYTGLYEPEHPSANDDGFRMDVVELVRELGTRTVRYPGGNFVSGFRWEDSVGPRDKRPVRRDLAWHSLESNQVGLDEFARWLKLTDSEMMLALNLGTRGILPALDLLEYANHPSGTALSDLRIANGTPEPHNVRMWCLGNEMDGRWQTGFMTADDYGKLAARTAGAMKMADKDLELVVCGSSGSWMPTFGDWERTVLEHTYDHVDYVSCHAYYQELDGDLGSFLASATDMDYFIDTVVATADHVGYKKRSNKKINLSFDEWNVWYQKEHAESDEVNDEWRHAPRQLEDVYSVADAVVVGNLLMTLLKHSDRVTSASLAQLVNVIAPIMTEPGGPAWRQTTFYPFSITSRLAAGEVIRPVVEAPTYTTARHGEASVVDAVATVDEDRAAVFLVNRGLSQATQVTVDVRSLGSSRILEAVTLADPDAYAKNTLTEQNRVTPHANPSASLSDGLLSIELPPVSWTAIALG, encoded by the coding sequence TTGCCCCGCGCCCACGTCATTCTCGACAAGCATGCCGTCATCGCTCCCGTCCGACGCCGCACCTTCGGCTCGTTCGTCGAACACCTCGGCCGCTGCGTGTACACCGGGCTCTACGAGCCGGAACACCCGAGCGCGAACGACGACGGGTTCCGTATGGACGTCGTCGAACTGGTCAGGGAGCTCGGCACCAGGACCGTCCGCTACCCGGGCGGCAACTTCGTCTCCGGCTTCCGCTGGGAGGACTCGGTCGGCCCCCGCGACAAGCGCCCGGTGCGCCGCGACCTCGCCTGGCATTCGCTGGAGTCGAACCAGGTCGGCCTGGACGAGTTCGCCCGCTGGCTCAAGCTCACCGACTCCGAGATGATGCTCGCGCTGAACCTCGGCACGCGGGGCATCCTGCCCGCCCTGGACCTGCTCGAGTACGCCAACCACCCCTCCGGTACGGCGCTGTCGGATCTGCGTATCGCCAACGGCACGCCGGAGCCGCACAACGTGCGCATGTGGTGCCTCGGCAACGAGATGGACGGACGCTGGCAGACCGGCTTCATGACGGCCGACGACTACGGCAAGCTCGCCGCCCGTACCGCCGGCGCGATGAAGATGGCCGACAAGGACCTCGAACTCGTGGTCTGCGGCTCCTCCGGCTCCTGGATGCCGACCTTCGGCGACTGGGAGCGCACGGTGCTCGAGCACACCTACGACCACGTCGACTACGTCTCCTGCCACGCCTACTACCAGGAGCTCGACGGCGACCTCGGCTCCTTCCTCGCCTCGGCGACCGACATGGACTACTTCATCGACACCGTCGTCGCGACCGCCGACCACGTGGGCTACAAGAAACGCTCCAACAAGAAGATCAACCTCTCGTTCGACGAGTGGAACGTCTGGTACCAAAAGGAGCACGCGGAGTCCGACGAGGTCAACGACGAGTGGCGGCACGCCCCCCGGCAGCTGGAGGACGTCTACTCGGTGGCGGACGCCGTCGTCGTCGGCAACCTGCTGATGACGCTGCTCAAGCACAGCGACCGCGTCACCTCGGCCTCGCTCGCGCAACTGGTCAACGTGATCGCGCCGATCATGACCGAGCCCGGCGGCCCGGCCTGGCGGCAGACGACGTTCTACCCGTTCTCGATCACCAGCCGGCTTGCCGCCGGTGAGGTGATCCGGCCCGTTGTCGAGGCGCCGACCTACACGACGGCACGCCATGGCGAGGCGTCCGTCGTCGACGCCGTCGCGACCGTCGACGAGGACCGGGCCGCGGTCTTCCTCGTCAACCGCGGGCTTTCGCAGGCCACTCAGGTCACGGTCGATGTGCGCAGCCTTGGCTCCTCGCGGATTCTGGAGGCGGTCACACTCGCCGACCCGGACGCGTATGCGAAGAACACACTCACCGAGCAGAACCGCGTGACCCCGCACGCGAACCCGAGCGCGAGCCTGTCCGACGGGCTGCTCAGCATCGAGCTGCCGCCGGTGTCGTGGACGGCAATCGCGCTGGGCTGA
- a CDS encoding family 43 glycosylhydrolase, which translates to MDITRRQLGRLAAVGTGALLLPGLLSPGRAAAAPLSAGKWGDQGDGTYVNPILPCDFSDWDCIRVGDDYYGITSTFGYSPGVAVLHSKDLVNWRTLGGAVGDVTQIGPLLNWDRMNRFGRGVWAGAIRYHAGRYWVYFNTPDEGFFMTSAPSPSGPWDPLTAVWRTSGWDDPCPFWDDDGQGYLVTTHYSDSYKINLFKLSADGKSLVGTPTVIHQSPGSEANKLYKINGLYYHLYSEVKSEGRVLMMNRSSNLYGPYETKQLEHVNGSVDREPNQGGLVQTPDGTWYFVTHHGRGDWEGRPLSLLPVTWVDGWPILGRVGADGIGNMVWTGQVPAGGTPGLPLDALPPVVTSDLFTDTRLKPQWEWHYQPRADHWSLTERPGYLRLKAFAPLATDNLTKVGNTLTQRVLRTAGGATVTVRLELAGLADGQHAGLCHYAGTYAGLGVRRSGTTTTIAHNSGGTLTNGPVVTQDAVWLRTTWDVNGVSQFSYSLDGTTYTAFGGTYQLTWGGYRGDRIGLYTYNPNNTGYVDVDSVQYTIAPTRAYKCVSARSGKVADVSGGSTADGAGLIQWRDTDAVNQHWTFQSTADGYHTITCVRSGKVLDVSGSSTADGARIVQTTADGRTSQQWQLRPLTGGAFVVVNRNSGKVLDVSGGSTADGAALIQYTDRGSTNQQWTFQRVTG; encoded by the coding sequence GTGGACATCACCAGACGACAACTCGGCCGGCTCGCCGCGGTCGGCACCGGGGCGCTCCTGCTGCCGGGCCTGCTGTCACCGGGCAGGGCAGCGGCGGCCCCGCTGTCGGCCGGCAAGTGGGGCGACCAGGGCGACGGCACCTACGTCAACCCCATTCTCCCGTGCGATTTCAGCGACTGGGACTGCATCCGGGTCGGCGACGACTACTACGGCATCACCAGCACGTTCGGGTACTCGCCCGGCGTGGCCGTGCTGCACTCCAAGGATCTGGTCAACTGGCGCACGCTCGGCGGCGCGGTCGGTGACGTGACCCAGATCGGACCACTGCTGAACTGGGACCGGATGAACCGCTTCGGCCGCGGTGTGTGGGCCGGCGCCATCCGCTACCACGCGGGGCGGTACTGGGTGTACTTCAACACCCCCGACGAAGGCTTCTTCATGACGTCGGCCCCCTCGCCGTCCGGGCCGTGGGATCCGCTGACGGCGGTGTGGCGGACCTCCGGCTGGGACGACCCGTGCCCGTTCTGGGACGACGACGGACAGGGCTACCTGGTCACCACGCACTACTCGGACAGCTACAAGATCAACCTGTTCAAGCTGTCCGCGGACGGCAAGTCCCTGGTCGGCACGCCCACGGTCATCCACCAGTCGCCGGGCAGCGAGGCCAACAAGCTGTACAAGATCAACGGCCTGTACTACCACCTGTACAGCGAGGTGAAGTCCGAGGGCCGGGTGCTGATGATGAACCGCAGCTCCAACCTCTACGGCCCCTACGAGACCAAGCAGCTCGAGCACGTCAACGGCTCGGTGGACCGCGAGCCCAATCAGGGCGGCCTGGTGCAGACCCCTGACGGCACCTGGTACTTCGTCACCCACCACGGCCGCGGCGACTGGGAGGGGCGTCCGCTGTCCCTTCTGCCGGTGACCTGGGTGGACGGCTGGCCGATCCTGGGCCGGGTGGGCGCGGACGGCATCGGCAACATGGTGTGGACCGGCCAGGTCCCCGCAGGCGGCACCCCGGGTCTGCCCCTGGACGCCCTGCCCCCCGTGGTGACCAGCGACCTGTTCACCGACACCCGCCTCAAGCCGCAGTGGGAGTGGCACTATCAACCGCGCGCGGACCATTGGTCGTTGACCGAACGCCCCGGCTACCTCCGGCTCAAGGCGTTCGCCCCGCTGGCGACCGACAACCTGACCAAGGTCGGCAACACTCTCACCCAACGGGTGCTGCGCACCGCGGGCGGCGCGACGGTGACCGTCCGCCTCGAGCTGGCCGGCCTCGCCGACGGCCAGCACGCCGGACTGTGCCACTACGCGGGCACCTACGCAGGCCTGGGCGTCCGCCGCTCCGGGACCACCACCACGATCGCGCACAACTCCGGCGGCACCCTGACCAATGGCCCGGTGGTCACGCAGGACGCCGTGTGGCTGCGCACCACCTGGGACGTCAACGGAGTCAGCCAGTTCTCCTACAGCCTCGACGGCACCACGTACACCGCCTTCGGCGGCACTTACCAGCTCACCTGGGGCGGATACCGCGGCGACCGGATCGGCCTGTACACCTACAACCCCAACAACACGGGCTACGTCGACGTCGACTCCGTGCAGTACACCATCGCCCCCACCAGGGCCTACAAATGCGTCAGCGCGCGCAGCGGCAAGGTCGCCGACGTCTCCGGCGGGTCGACCGCGGACGGCGCCGGCCTGATCCAGTGGCGCGACACCGACGCGGTGAACCAGCACTGGACCTTCCAGTCCACAGCGGACGGCTACCACACCATCACCTGCGTCCGCAGCGGCAAGGTCCTCGACGTATCAGGCTCCTCGACCGCGGACGGCGCGCGGATCGTGCAGACGACCGCCGACGGCCGCACCAGCCAGCAATGGCAACTGCGCCCGCTGACCGGTGGCGCGTTCGTCGTGGTCAACCGCAACAGCGGCAAGGTCCTCGACGTCAGCGGAGGCAGCACGGCCGACGGCGCCGCGCTGATCCAGTACACCGACAGGGGCAGCACCAACCAGCAGTGGACCTTCCAACGCGTCACCGGATAG